The Limanda limanda chromosome 13, fLimLim1.1, whole genome shotgun sequence genome has a window encoding:
- the kirrel1b gene encoding kin of IRRE-like protein 1b gives MQRAWCVRFSQEPADQSVVLGERVVLSCLVFNYSGIVQWTKDGLALGIGEGLRAWPRYRVLRQLDIGQYNLEISNAGLSDDSLYECQATEAALRSRRAKLNVLIPPEDPVVDGSPELLLMAGTPFNLTCVTRGAKPAAHIQWTKDGVAVEGAHQSTEVLPDRKRVTTRSYLPLMPSDTDSGSNFTCVASNPAVPMGKRATVALNVHHPPTVTLSIEPRSVLEGERVTFTCQATANPPIMGFRWAKGGVLLDGARESVFVTTADHSFFTEPVSCQVFNAVGSTNVSILVDVHFGPILVVEPRPVTVDVDSDVTLNCKWSGNPPLTLTWTKKGSSMVLSNNNQLYLKSVSQTDAGQYVCKAIVPRIGVGETEVTLTVNGPPIISSDPVQYSVRGERGEIKCYIASTPPPDKIVWAWKENVWEKEKGTLMERYTVEQSKPPSQGGAVLSTLTINNVMESDFHSPYNCTAWNSFGPGTMIITLEEKDIVPVGIIAVSTVGSSILLLMFLLALAFFLYRQRKGSRRGVTLGKPDIKVETVNKETHSLEEEAANVSTATRMVKAMYSFLPSVSLSPSTQPFKDDMDLKQEVRSESDTREEYELKDPTNGYYNVRATTHDEARPQSRAIHYQGEFRPPNPNIGPAGASPGGPSATPGGAVPPSGVPGSRTGCYDPRPPSRMSHASYAQFNTFSRPPPSQQAPPNPTLQSPGDYPGDCGLLESTPQLAYDNYGYPSQYPSYRMGFAPPIEEGPSYEMYATGQGMGQGPGPGPGPGPGLGPGPGPGPDPGQRPGPGPGPGQQSPETGLGNYGSSTRFSYSSPPSDYSQRHTQRMQTHRWMENKLLLTLSCAANFVSDEKVHVYFNISN, from the exons ATGCAGAGAG CGTGGTGCGTCCGCTTCTCCCAGGAGCCGGCGGACCAGTCGGTGGTGCTGGGGGAGCGGGTGGTGCTGTCCTGCCTGGTCTTCAACTACAGCGGCATCGTCCAGTGGACCAAGGACGGCCTGGCGCTGGGCATCGGCGAGGGTCTGCGAG cttGGCCCCGGTACCGGGTGCTGAGGCAGCTGGACATCGGTCAGTACAACCTGGAGATCTCCAACGCCGGCTTGTCCGATGACTCGCTGTACGAGTGTCAGGCCACGGAGGCCGCGCTGCGCTCCAGGAGGGCGAAGCTCAACGTGCTCA TCCCCCCCGAGGACCCGGTGGTGGACGGATCcccggagctgctgctgatggcCGGGACGCCGTTCAACCTGACCTGCGTGACCCGGGGGGCCAAGCCTGCAGCGCACATCCAGTGGACCAAGGATGGAGTCGCTGTGGAGGGAGCCCACCAGTCCACG GAAGTGCTGCCGGACAGGAAGCGGGTGACCACCAGGAGCTACCTGCCCCTCATGCCGTCCGACACTGACAGCGGCAGCAACTTCACCTGCGTGGCCAGCAACCCGGCCGTGCCCATGGGCAAACGAGCCACCGTCGCCCTCAACGTCCACC ATCCGCCCACGGTGACGCTGTCCATCGAGCCTCGCTCCGtcctggagggagagagagtcacCTTCACCTGCCAGGCCACCGCCAACCCCCCCATCATGGGCTTCAG GTGGGCTAAAGGGGGCGTGCTGCTGGATGGCGCCCGGGAGAGCGTGTTCGTCACCACAGCAGATCACTCCTTCTTCACCGAGCCCGTGTCCTGTCAGGTGTTCAACGCCGTGGGCAGCACCAACGTCAGCATCCTGGTGGACGTGCACT TTGGCCCAATTCTGGTGGTGGAGCCGCGGCCGGTGACAGTGGACGTGGACTCTGACGTGACCCTGAACTGTAAGTGGTCTGGAAAccctcctctcaccctcacCTGGACCAAGAAGGGCTCCAGCATG GTGCTGAGCAACAACAACCAGCTGTACCTGAAGTCCGTGAGCCAGACGGACGCAGGTCAATACGTCTGCAAGGCCATCGTGCCCCGGATCGGAGTCGGAGAGACGGAGGTGACGCTCACCGTCAACG GTCCCCCCATCATCTCCAGTGATCCGGTGCAGTACTCTGTCAgaggcgagagaggagagatcaAGTGCTACATCGCCAGCACCCCCCCGCCCGACAAGATC GTCTGGGCGTGGAAGGAGAACGtgtgggagaaggagaagggcaCCCTGATGGAGAGGTACACGGTGGAGCAGAGCAAACCTCCGTCACAGGGCGGCGCCGTCCTCTCCACGCTCACCATCAACAACGTGATGGAGTCGGACTTCCACTCGCCGTACAACTGCACCGCCTGGAACTCGTTCGGACCCGGCACCATGATCAtcaccctggaggagaagg atATTGTTCCAGTGGGAATTATCGCCGTCAGTACCGTGGGCTCCTCCATTCTGCTGCTTATGTTTCTACTGGCACTCGCCTTCTTCCTCTACCGCCAACGCAAAGGCA GTCGCCGGGGTGTCACCCTGGGTAAACCAGACATCAAGGTGGAGACAGTCAACAAAGAGACCCacagcctggaggaggaggcggccaaCGTCTCCACGGCAACCCGGATGGTCAAGGCCATGTACTCC TTTCTGccctctgtttccctctctccctccactcaGCCGTTCAAAGACGACATGGACCTGAAGCAGGAAGTGCGGAGCGAGAGCGACACGCGGGAGGAGTACGAGCTCAAG GATCCAACCAACGGCTACTACAACGTCCGAGCCACCACCCACGACGAGGCGCGCCCCCAGTCCCGGGCCATCCACTACCAGGGAGAGTTCCGACCCCCGAACCCAAACATCGGCCCGGCCGGTGCCTCGCCCGGCGGACCCTCGGCCACCCCCGGCGGTGCAGTCCCCCCCAGCGGCGTGCCGGGCTCGAGGACAGGCTGCTATGACCCCCGCCCGCCTTCCAGGATGTCCCACGCCAGCTACGCCCAGTTCAACACTTTCTCCAGGCCGCCGCCGAGCCAGCAAGCGCCGCCCAACCCGACTCTTCAGTCGCCCGGAGACTACCCGGGAGACTGCGGCCTGCTGGAGAGCACCCCCCAGCTGGCCTATGACAACTACGGGTACCCCTCCCAGTATCCCAGCTACCGCATGGGCTTTGCCCCGCCCATAGAGGAAGGGCCATCCTATGAGATGTATGCAACAGGACAAGGGATGGGGCAAGGGCCaggaccagggcctggaccaggaccaggactaggaccaggaccaggaccagggccAGATCCAGGACAAAGACCAGGGCCAGGACCCGGACCGGGACAACAAAGTCCTGAAACAGGGCTGGGGAATTACGGAAGCTCCACCCGCTTCTCATACTCGTCTCCGCCCTCTGACTAttcccagagacacacacagcggaTGCAGACTCAt CGATGGATGGAGaacaagctgctgctcactTTGAGCTGTGCTGCAAACTTTGTAAGCGATGAGAAGGTTCACGTGTACTTTAACATATCAAACTGA